The proteins below come from a single Neospora caninum Liverpool complete genome, chromosome IX genomic window:
- a CDS encoding ge13384, related — MTVPVLNGLKSVGATSQSRYTSWADLISEMGPMNAVAYGLAFSLGLSVVGAAWGISICGSSICGAAVRAPRIRSKNLVSVIFCEAVAIYGVIIAIIISGQLDNAPPNFSAITGKLNDWQNQAVVAGWALFCCGLTVGLSNLFCGISVGVSGSGAALGDAQRPELFVKMLVVEIFASALGLFGVIVGILQSNKGKFDKVDNVSLI, encoded by the exons ATGACGGTGCCAGTGCTGAACGGGCTGAAGTCCGTGGGCGCGACTTCTCAGAGTCGCTACACCTCGTGGGCGGACTTGATCAGCGAAATGGGGCCCATGAATGCTGTCGCCTACGggctcgccttctctctcggcctctccgtcgtcggGGCTGCCTG GGGAATTTCCATCTGCGGAAGCAGTATATGCGGAGCGGCGGTGAGAGCGCCTCGCATTCGGTCCAAGAACCTCGTCTCGGTTATCTTCTGTGAAGCTGTCGCCATCTACGGTGTCATCATAGCGATCATCATTTCAG GCCAGTTGGACAATGCGCCACCGAACTTCTCGGCGATTACTGGGAAATTGAAT GACTGGCAAAACCAAGCCGTGGTCGCCGGATGGGCTCTCTTCTGCTGTGGTCTCACTGTTGGTCTGTCGAATCTGTTTTGCGG aATCAGCGTCGGCGTCTCGGGCAGCGGCGCGGCTCTCGGCGACGCACAGCGGCCAGAGCTGTTTGTGAAGATGCTTGTCGTGGAAATCTTTGCTTCGGCCCTTG GCCTCTTCGGGGTGATTGTGGGCATCTTGCAGTCCAACAAGGGAAAGTTTGATAAAGTGGACAACGTCTCGCTGATTTag